Proteins from a genomic interval of Amycolatopsis sp. cg13:
- a CDS encoding SDR family NAD(P)-dependent oxidoreductase, translating into MNNEQKLRDYLKRATVDLRESRQRVQDLEERAHEPIAIVGMACRLPGGVASPDDFWKLVSAGRDVVSTFPEGRGWDLEGLYHPDPDHLGTSYTREGGFLHDADRFDAEFFGIGPREAAAMDPQQRLLLETAWEAFEHAAIDPTALRGSRTGVYVGVMYDDYGSRLPTAPEGFEGYLLTGSAGSIASGRLSYTFGLEGPAVTVDTACSSSLVSLHLAAQALRRGECSMALAGGVTVMATPGTFVEFSRQRGLAPDGRCKAFSSSADGTGWAEGAGVLVLERLSDAERSGHRVLAVIRGSAVNQDGTSSQLTAPNGPSQERVIRAALEDARLLASEVDAVEAHGTGTRLGDPIEAQALVSAYGQDRGDGNPLWLGSVKSNIGHTQAAAGVSGVIKMVMAMRAGVLPPTLHVAEPTPEVDWSAGTVKLLTRAQQWPELDRPRRAGVSSFGISGTNAHVILEAPPRDGAAGPAADAHQPEPGARAPWLLSAKSETALRAQASRMLAWLADHPETADADVAAALTSARAQLHRRAAVLGANRAEVLAGLRALAAGSPSPHVVSGGAATGETAFLFTGSGAQRVGMGAGLAAAFPVFAAALDEVCAEFDSLLGVSLREVMFDGTDGTGSSAGDTEAMAPLHRTEFTQPALFAFEVALYRLLESFGVTPDVVAGHSGGELAAVYVAGVWSLADACRLIAARGRLMGALPSEGAMLAAAVSEERALELVADGTVSVAAVNAPEATVFSGESAAIAALEDRLVAEGVKTNRLAIDLAAHSALIDPMLAEYEQVAGSVAYQEPRIGVCSTVSGAPIGPELLTPRYWVRQVREAVRFAPAVQSLADAGVRRFIEVGPDAVLAAMTSQTLSDEVESRSLVAAASRRGVDESDHFLRLLAEAHCSGIAVDWAPLLRGGAVTHVDLPFYAFQRRSYWVQPDSGALGDLGSAGLAALEHPMLRVAAPLAGRDEWLFSGRLSTTDQPWIADHTAFGAVLLPGTGFVELALTAGRRLELPVVDELVLSAPLLFDGAAAVDVQVSASELDHTGRRRLSIHSRAVTAQSDLGEQDWTLHATCVLAPADGATPAWTDPDWPPVDGTPIDATRLYDRLADLGFGYGPNFDNVQSAWSSGDDVFAEVALDETAAGRAARFGVHPALLDAIFHPALDGLADELPDGRLPLPFSFGGVRVFQPGAAAVRARIRRLGPGKVRVDACDAAGAAVLSVDAVLARPADARSVAGASSPLYALDWTPVTAPAGPDRRLVALGRPVAGCAETFDDVAAFATAEGQPGTTVVWSPETAPADGEVPGTVRTVVHNALAVLRDWFTEPACADSTLIVLTCNGAGLPGETPDLAAAAVRGLVRSAQAEHPGRVVNADLDDWDLADLPQRIAAAAAADEPQLAIRDGATLVPRLIRATAVESATESFGDGTVLITGGAGGLAAVTARHLVAQHGVRRLLLASRRGSDAPGVAELAAELTALGAGVRVAACDVSDRASVAALLDSVPEHEPLTAVVHTAGVVDDGTIETLTAEQVDRVLAPKVDAAWHLHELTRDLDLSAFVLFSSAAPLLGGQGQGNYAAANATMDALARTRRSAGLPAHSLAWGLWKLGMAEALNDQGGEHLERQIRTRLGLSPIEPDTGMRMFDNALATGEPLLMAALLDTPALTALGRLGTLPAVLRGLIQVPSRGRVADSPLRQRLLDAPADQWEELIRTEVRALAAVVLGHESADAIDPETPFAKLGFDSLGGVEFRNKLTAATGVQLPSTLVFDYPTATAVAGFLRTRVDGSEPARSRPAPARPKARADEPIAIVGMSCRYPGGADNPEQFWELLAGGVDAIVPIPGDRGWDADRLYDPELGKPGKINAREGGFLRGAGDFDAAFFGIAPREAAAMDPQQRLMLEASWEALEDAGIDPTSLRGSDTGVYAGVMYQDYGHSAREADDAAAGGYLVTGSAGSVVSGRVSYALGLEGPAVTVDTACSSSLVALHLAVQALRAGDASLVLAGGATVMSTPLLFVEFSRQRALAPDGRCKAFAGAADGVSWAEGVGVLALERLSDAQRNGRPVLAVIRGSAINQDGASNGLAAPNGPSQERVIAQALASAGMAAAEVDAVEAHGTGTTLGDPIEAQALINAYGQDRAEPLRIGSLKSNIGHTQAAAGVAGVIKMVQALRHEMLPPSLHVDAPSPHVDWSAGAVRILTEAEPWPAGERPRRAGVSSFGLSGTNAHVILEEAPAVPPRPADLPRPAAMPLLLSARTTAALRTQARRLCDALRERPDLDLTDVAVTLALHRARFDQRAAVVGSDRESLLAALARLAADEPGPGIVDGTVQAGKTAFLFTGQGAQRIGMGAGLYQEFPAFAAALDEVCAEFDAHLGQSLREVMFGPIGATLLDRTEYTQPALFAFEVAMYRLAESLGVTPDAVAGHSIGELAAAYVAGVWSLPDACRLVAARGRLMGALPPSGSMLAAAVPEERAVELLAAENADAVSLAAVNAPDSVVFSGTVEAVSAIESRLAAEGVKTSRLRVSHAFHSALMDPMLAEFAEIAAGLTYHEPRIPLCSTVSGAFADDSLGTPEYWVRQVRETVRFAPAVRSLLDSGASLFVELGPDAVLTAMARATLTADLSARAAVVAGSRRTVAEPEQFATALATAHCAGRPVQWTTYFGPRPQPQIALPTYPFQHERFWLLPAENAAPLAGADSADHPLLHAQVQLAGKDEWLFTGRPSLRTHPWLADHAVFDTVLMPGAGFVELALAAGTRLGVPSLTELELAAPLILTTESAADLQLAVGEPDADGRRTVAIHTRSDDVWVLHARGLLAPAAPAAEPSWSQAWPPVDGDPVDGQQVYRALGDVGFGYGPVFQGVRAAWSRGEEVFADLALDTDTASRATAFGLHPALLDAVLHAAVGQLAEGEHDDRVPLPFAFEGVQLAQSGAAALRARVTRIASDTFRVEAVDATGALVLSIESVRVRPLERQALARLRGAAPLFDVEWIAMPAVRKAGTPRVVVLGDPAAVEAAEPPACGADLAEVVALHDVPDLVVWSAPCRIDAGAADVHAAVLTTLALLQDWISAEHPGRLVILTRMAAGLPGEEPDLAGAAVAGLVRSAQSEHPGRFLLVDHDGDALPVESLAGAAAQDEPYLAVREGRFLAPRLQAVPVTEPGVPPSFDHGTVLITGGMSGIGAIVARHLVTAHGARRLLLVSRRGAAADGAAELVAELTDLGARVQIAACDVTDRSAVQALLAGIEPDAPLIAVIHSAAILEDGTIDTLTPAQTTRVLAPKVDAALNLHELTRDLDLSAFVLFSSAAPLLGGQGQGNYAAANGVVDALARMRRSAGLPAHSLAWGVWTVGLAEALAGEGAEQHARQIRTRLGLTRIDPESGMALFDNALATDRATPMTALVDTVALTALARGGTLPAVLRGMVRVPEAAASASVSLARQLAALPDTDRDEVIAREVRNVAAAVLGHLSGDAIDPDAPFTELGFDSLGAVEFRNRLAQLTGLTLPSTLIFDHPTAADVSKLVRSRIEESDTGAVGQTPAGVRGTITGLVSAAHRRGELAGAMPLLTASSALMTRYLAGEAAAQRPAAQVLARGAAAPALICIPSFLPGSGPHQFARLARELSGERQVSALRLPGTRAGDDLPPTWAALIESLAAAVASELERNPVALIGYSAGGAIAHAVARRLEDDGGELTGVAMIDTYSPEALELNRLVLTDALGQILSRGNELTPVDDHGLVAMAGYLRIYPEREARALAAPTLNLRASMTLSSFGDADAVPEWQHRGPIEHIEADHFSIIEEQAPKTAAHLRRWLDSLSGQ; encoded by the coding sequence GTGAACAACGAGCAGAAACTGCGGGACTACCTGAAGCGGGCGACGGTCGACCTGCGCGAGAGCCGCCAGCGTGTCCAGGATCTCGAGGAGCGCGCTCACGAGCCGATCGCGATCGTGGGAATGGCGTGCCGCCTGCCCGGCGGGGTCGCCTCCCCGGACGACTTCTGGAAGCTGGTGAGCGCCGGGCGCGACGTGGTGAGCACCTTCCCCGAGGGCCGCGGCTGGGACCTGGAAGGGCTCTACCACCCCGATCCCGACCATCTGGGAACCTCGTACACCCGGGAAGGCGGGTTCCTGCACGACGCCGACCGATTCGATGCCGAGTTCTTCGGCATCGGCCCTCGCGAGGCGGCGGCGATGGATCCGCAGCAGCGGTTGCTGCTGGAGACGGCGTGGGAGGCTTTCGAGCACGCAGCCATCGACCCGACCGCGCTGAGGGGTTCTCGCACCGGGGTGTACGTCGGCGTCATGTACGACGACTACGGCTCGCGGCTTCCCACTGCGCCCGAAGGCTTCGAGGGCTATCTGCTGACCGGAAGCGCGGGCAGCATCGCGTCGGGCCGGTTGTCCTACACCTTCGGGCTGGAGGGGCCGGCGGTGACGGTCGACACCGCGTGCTCGTCCTCGTTGGTGTCGCTGCACCTCGCCGCTCAGGCGTTGCGTCGGGGCGAGTGCTCGATGGCGCTTGCCGGCGGCGTGACCGTCATGGCGACACCGGGCACCTTCGTAGAGTTCTCCAGGCAGCGCGGGCTGGCACCGGACGGGCGGTGCAAGGCGTTCTCTTCCTCGGCGGACGGCACGGGCTGGGCCGAGGGCGCGGGTGTACTGGTGCTGGAGCGGCTGTCCGACGCGGAGCGCAGCGGGCATCGGGTGCTGGCGGTGATCCGCGGGTCCGCGGTGAATCAGGACGGCACGAGCAGCCAGCTGACGGCGCCGAACGGGCCTTCTCAGGAGCGGGTCATCCGGGCCGCGCTGGAGGACGCTCGGCTGTTGGCGTCCGAAGTGGACGCGGTGGAGGCGCACGGCACGGGCACCCGGCTGGGCGACCCGATCGAGGCGCAGGCGCTGGTGTCCGCTTACGGCCAGGACCGCGGCGACGGCAACCCGTTGTGGCTGGGCTCGGTCAAGTCGAATATCGGGCACACGCAGGCCGCGGCGGGTGTCTCGGGCGTGATCAAGATGGTCATGGCGATGCGCGCGGGGGTGCTGCCCCCGACGTTGCACGTGGCCGAGCCGACTCCCGAGGTCGACTGGTCGGCCGGCACGGTGAAACTGCTGACGCGGGCTCAGCAGTGGCCGGAGCTGGACCGTCCGCGCCGGGCGGGGGTGTCGTCCTTCGGGATCAGCGGGACCAACGCGCACGTGATCCTCGAAGCACCGCCGCGCGACGGTGCCGCCGGGCCGGCTGCCGATGCGCACCAGCCGGAGCCGGGCGCACGGGCGCCGTGGTTGCTCTCGGCCAAGTCGGAGACCGCGCTCCGGGCACAAGCGAGCCGGATGCTGGCCTGGCTGGCCGATCACCCTGAGACAGCTGACGCCGATGTCGCCGCGGCCCTGACTTCTGCGCGCGCTCAGTTGCATCGGCGTGCTGCGGTGCTCGGCGCCAACCGGGCCGAGGTGCTCGCCGGGCTCAGGGCCTTGGCCGCGGGGTCGCCGTCGCCGCATGTCGTGTCCGGTGGTGCCGCCACCGGCGAGACGGCCTTCCTGTTCACCGGTTCCGGCGCGCAACGGGTCGGCATGGGCGCCGGGCTGGCGGCCGCGTTCCCGGTCTTCGCCGCGGCCCTCGACGAGGTGTGCGCGGAATTCGATTCCCTGCTCGGCGTATCGCTGCGCGAGGTGATGTTCGACGGGACCGATGGCACCGGGAGCAGCGCTGGCGACACCGAGGCCATGGCCCCGCTGCACCGGACGGAATTCACCCAGCCCGCGCTGTTCGCGTTCGAGGTTGCGCTGTACCGCCTCTTGGAGTCGTTCGGCGTGACCCCGGACGTAGTCGCCGGGCATTCGGGCGGCGAGCTGGCCGCGGTCTACGTGGCCGGGGTGTGGTCGCTGGCCGACGCGTGCCGGCTCATCGCCGCCCGCGGCCGGTTGATGGGCGCGCTGCCGAGCGAGGGAGCGATGCTCGCCGCCGCGGTGTCGGAGGAGCGGGCGCTGGAACTGGTCGCGGACGGGACAGTTTCGGTGGCGGCCGTGAACGCGCCTGAGGCGACGGTGTTCTCCGGCGAGAGCGCGGCGATCGCCGCGCTGGAAGACCGGCTGGTCGCCGAGGGGGTGAAGACGAACCGGCTGGCGATCGATCTCGCCGCCCATTCGGCGTTGATCGATCCGATGCTCGCCGAGTACGAGCAGGTCGCCGGCTCGGTGGCGTATCAGGAGCCGCGAATCGGCGTGTGTTCCACGGTGTCCGGCGCGCCGATCGGTCCCGAACTGCTGACGCCGCGGTATTGGGTGCGGCAGGTGCGCGAAGCCGTGCGATTCGCCCCGGCGGTGCAGTCGCTCGCCGACGCCGGCGTGCGCCGGTTCATCGAGGTGGGTCCGGACGCGGTGCTGGCGGCGATGACCAGCCAAACACTGAGCGACGAGGTGGAGTCGAGGTCGCTGGTCGCCGCGGCGTCCCGGCGCGGCGTCGACGAGAGCGACCACTTCCTCCGGTTGCTCGCCGAGGCCCACTGTTCGGGCATCGCCGTCGACTGGGCGCCGTTGCTGCGCGGGGGAGCGGTCACCCACGTCGACCTGCCTTTCTACGCGTTCCAGCGCCGCAGCTACTGGGTACAGCCCGACAGCGGTGCGCTCGGCGACTTGGGCAGCGCTGGTCTCGCCGCGCTCGAGCACCCGATGCTGCGCGTCGCCGCGCCGCTCGCCGGTCGCGACGAATGGCTGTTCAGCGGCAGGTTGTCGACCACCGACCAGCCGTGGATCGCCGACCACACGGCCTTCGGAGCGGTGCTGCTGCCCGGCACCGGGTTCGTGGAGCTCGCGCTGACCGCGGGCCGCCGCCTGGAACTGCCCGTCGTGGACGAACTCGTCCTTTCGGCTCCGCTGCTGTTCGACGGCGCCGCTGCCGTGGACGTGCAGGTCTCGGCGTCCGAACTCGACCACACCGGCCGTCGGCGCCTGTCGATCCACTCGCGTGCCGTCACCGCGCAGTCCGATCTCGGCGAGCAGGACTGGACGCTGCACGCCACCTGCGTCCTCGCCCCCGCGGACGGAGCGACACCGGCCTGGACCGACCCCGACTGGCCGCCGGTCGACGGCACTCCGATCGACGCGACGCGACTGTACGACCGGCTCGCCGACCTGGGATTCGGCTACGGCCCGAACTTCGACAACGTGCAGTCCGCTTGGTCCAGCGGTGACGACGTGTTCGCCGAGGTGGCCCTCGACGAGACGGCAGCGGGCCGGGCGGCGCGTTTCGGGGTGCACCCGGCGCTGCTGGACGCGATCTTCCACCCTGCTCTCGACGGACTCGCCGATGAATTGCCCGACGGCCGGCTGCCGCTGCCGTTCTCGTTCGGCGGCGTCCGGGTGTTCCAGCCAGGCGCCGCCGCGGTCCGAGCCCGCATCAGGCGGTTGGGTCCCGGGAAGGTGCGCGTCGACGCCTGCGACGCGGCCGGTGCCGCGGTGCTGTCGGTCGACGCCGTGCTCGCCCGTCCCGCGGATGCGCGTTCTGTCGCCGGTGCCAGCAGCCCGCTCTACGCTCTCGACTGGACGCCGGTGACGGCACCGGCGGGGCCGGACCGGCGCCTGGTCGCACTGGGCCGACCCGTCGCGGGGTGCGCCGAGACGTTCGACGATGTCGCGGCGTTCGCGACAGCCGAGGGCCAGCCGGGCACGACTGTCGTCTGGTCGCCCGAAACGGCGCCGGCGGACGGCGAGGTCCCCGGGACTGTCCGCACGGTCGTGCACAACGCCCTCGCGGTGCTGCGCGACTGGTTCACCGAACCGGCCTGCGCCGACTCGACGCTGATCGTGCTGACCTGCAATGGCGCGGGTTTGCCCGGCGAGACGCCAGATCTCGCGGCGGCGGCCGTCCGCGGCCTGGTGCGCAGTGCGCAAGCGGAACATCCGGGTCGCGTCGTGAACGCCGACCTCGACGACTGGGACCTCGCGGACCTGCCCCAGCGGATCGCCGCCGCGGCTGCCGCGGACGAACCGCAGCTCGCGATCCGGGACGGGGCCACGCTGGTGCCGCGGCTGATTCGGGCGACCGCCGTCGAATCGGCCACCGAGTCCTTCGGCGACGGCACGGTCCTGATCACCGGCGGCGCGGGAGGTCTGGCCGCCGTCACCGCCCGGCACCTGGTCGCCCAGCACGGGGTGCGCAGGCTGCTGCTGGCCTCGCGCCGCGGCTCGGACGCGCCGGGCGTCGCCGAACTGGCCGCCGAACTGACCGCGCTGGGCGCGGGCGTACGCGTCGCCGCGTGCGATGTCAGCGATCGCGCCTCGGTGGCGGCGCTGCTGGACTCCGTGCCCGAGCACGAGCCGCTGACCGCGGTCGTGCACACCGCCGGTGTGGTCGACGACGGCACCATCGAAACATTGACCGCCGAGCAGGTGGACCGGGTGCTCGCCCCGAAGGTCGATGCCGCTTGGCATCTGCACGAGCTCACCCGCGACCTGGACCTGTCGGCGTTCGTGCTGTTCTCGTCCGCCGCGCCGCTGCTCGGCGGGCAGGGCCAGGGCAACTACGCGGCCGCGAACGCGACGATGGACGCGCTCGCCAGGACGCGTCGCAGCGCCGGTCTGCCCGCGCATTCGCTCGCGTGGGGATTGTGGAAGCTCGGCATGGCCGAGGCGTTGAACGACCAAGGCGGCGAACATCTGGAGCGTCAGATCCGCACTCGCCTCGGGCTGTCCCCGATCGAGCCGGACACCGGCATGCGGATGTTCGACAACGCGTTGGCCACCGGCGAGCCCCTGCTGATGGCCGCGCTGCTCGACACTCCCGCTCTCACGGCGCTGGGCCGGCTCGGCACGCTGCCCGCGGTGCTGCGCGGCCTGATCCAGGTGCCGTCCCGCGGCCGGGTCGCCGACAGCCCGTTGCGCCAGCGGTTGCTCGACGCTCCCGCCGACCAGTGGGAAGAGCTGATCCGCACTGAGGTCCGCGCGCTGGCCGCCGTGGTGCTCGGCCACGAGTCGGCCGACGCCATCGACCCCGAAACCCCGTTCGCGAAACTGGGCTTCGACTCGCTCGGCGGAGTCGAGTTCCGCAACAAGCTGACCGCCGCCACCGGTGTTCAGCTCCCGTCCACGCTGGTGTTCGACTATCCCACCGCAACCGCTGTCGCGGGCTTCCTGCGCACCCGGGTCGACGGTTCGGAGCCCGCGCGGTCGCGCCCCGCCCCGGCCAGGCCCAAGGCCCGGGCCGACGAGCCGATCGCGATCGTCGGGATGAGCTGCCGGTACCCCGGCGGCGCCGACAATCCCGAGCAGTTCTGGGAACTGCTCGCCGGGGGAGTCGACGCGATCGTCCCGATCCCGGGCGACCGCGGCTGGGACGCCGACCGCCTGTACGACCCTGAACTCGGCAAGCCCGGCAAGATCAACGCACGCGAAGGCGGATTCCTGCGCGGCGCGGGCGATTTCGACGCCGCCTTCTTCGGGATCGCACCCCGTGAGGCAGCGGCGATGGACCCGCAGCAGCGGTTGATGCTCGAGGCGTCCTGGGAGGCGCTCGAAGACGCCGGCATCGATCCGACCTCGCTGCGGGGCAGCGACACCGGGGTGTACGCGGGCGTCATGTACCAGGACTACGGCCACTCGGCGCGCGAGGCCGACGACGCTGCGGCAGGCGGCTATCTGGTGACCGGATCGGCCGGCAGCGTCGTCTCCGGCCGGGTGTCCTACGCGCTCGGGCTGGAAGGCCCCGCGGTGACGGTGGACACGGCGTGTTCGTCGTCCCTGGTGGCCTTGCATCTGGCGGTACAGGCATTGCGCGCCGGGGACGCGTCGCTGGTCCTGGCCGGCGGGGCGACCGTCATGTCGACTCCGCTGCTGTTCGTGGAGTTCTCCCGGCAGCGGGCGCTGGCGCCGGACGGGCGCTGCAAGGCGTTCGCCGGCGCCGCGGACGGCGTCTCGTGGGCCGAAGGCGTCGGGGTGCTCGCCCTCGAGCGGCTGTCCGACGCACAGCGCAACGGGCGTCCGGTGCTGGCCGTGATCCGGGGCAGCGCCATCAACCAGGACGGCGCGAGCAACGGCCTGGCCGCGCCGAACGGTCCGTCCCAGGAGCGGGTGATCGCACAGGCGCTCGCCAGCGCGGGGATGGCCGCGGCCGAGGTGGACGCGGTGGAGGCGCACGGCACCGGCACGACGCTCGGCGACCCGATCGAGGCGCAGGCGCTGATCAACGCCTACGGGCAGGATCGCGCCGAACCGCTGCGGATCGGGTCGTTGAAGTCGAACATCGGGCACACGCAGGCTGCCGCCGGGGTCGCCGGCGTGATCAAGATGGTGCAGGCGCTGCGGCACGAGATGCTGCCGCCCAGCTTGCATGTCGACGCGCCCTCGCCGCACGTGGACTGGTCGGCGGGCGCGGTGCGGATCCTGACCGAGGCCGAGCCGTGGCCGGCGGGGGAGCGTCCGCGCCGGGCAGGAGTGTCGTCGTTCGGGCTCAGCGGGACCAACGCGCACGTGATCCTCGAAGAGGCGCCCGCGGTTCCGCCGCGGCCGGCGGATCTGCCGCGCCCGGCGGCCATGCCGTTGCTGCTGTCCGCGCGGACGACTGCCGCGCTGCGGACCCAAGCGCGCCGTCTCTGCGACGCGCTGCGCGAACGCCCGGACCTCGACCTGACCGACGTCGCGGTGACGCTGGCGCTGCACCGGGCGAGGTTCGATCAGCGTGCCGCCGTCGTGGGTTCGGACCGGGAGAGCCTGCTGGCGGCCTTGGCGCGGCTGGCAGCCGACGAGCCAGGACCAGGCATCGTCGACGGCACCGTCCAGGCGGGCAAGACCGCGTTCCTGTTCACCGGTCAGGGAGCGCAGCGGATCGGCATGGGCGCCGGGCTGTACCAGGAGTTCCCGGCTTTCGCGGCCGCGCTCGACGAGGTGTGCGCGGAATTCGACGCACACCTGGGGCAGTCGCTGCGGGAGGTGATGTTCGGACCGATCGGCGCGACTCTGCTGGACCGCACCGAGTACACGCAGCCCGCGTTGTTCGCGTTCGAGGTCGCGATGTATCGCCTCGCCGAGTCGCTGGGCGTGACGCCGGACGCGGTGGCCGGGCATTCGATCGGAGAGCTGGCCGCGGCGTACGTGGCCGGGGTGTGGTCGTTGCCCGACGCGTGTCGGCTTGTCGCGGCCCGCGGGCGATTGATGGGAGCACTGCCGCCGAGCGGCAGCATGCTGGCCGCCGCGGTGCCGGAGGAGCGGGCCGTGGAGCTGCTGGCGGCGGAGAACGCCGACGCGGTCTCGCTGGCCGCGGTGAACGCTCCCGATTCGGTGGTCTTCTCCGGAACCGTCGAGGCGGTGTCGGCGATCGAGTCGAGGTTGGCGGCTGAGGGCGTCAAGACCAGCAGGCTGCGAGTGAGCCACGCGTTCCACTCCGCCTTGATGGATCCGATGCTGGCCGAATTCGCGGAGATCGCCGCGGGCCTGACGTATCACGAGCCGCGGATACCCTTGTGTTCCACGGTTTCCGGCGCGTTCGCCGACGATTCGCTTGGCACGCCCGAATACTGGGTGCGGCAGGTGCGCGAGACAGTGCGCTTCGCCCCGGCGGTGCGGTCGCTGCTGGATTCGGGTGCGAGCCTGTTCGTCGAGCTGGGCCCGGACGCGGTGCTGACGGCCATGGCCCGCGCCACGCTGACGGCGGATCTTTCAGCGCGCGCAGCAGTGGTCGCGGGATCCCGTCGTACAGTCGCTGAACCTGAGCAGTTCGCCACCGCGCTGGCCACCGCCCACTGCGCGGGCCGGCCGGTGCAGTGGACGACCTACTTCGGACCCCGACCGCAGCCCCAGATCGCGTTGCCCACCTATCCCTTCCAGCACGAACGATTCTGGCTGCTGCCCGCGGAGAACGCGGCGCCGCTCGCCGGTGCCGACTCCGCCGACCATCCGCTGCTGCACGCTCAGGTGCAGCTCGCCGGCAAGGACGAGTGGCTGTTCACCGGCAGGCCGTCGCTGCGCACGCATCCCTGGCTCGCCGACCACGCTGTCTTCGACACGGTCTTGATGCCAGGAGCCGGATTCGTGGAACTGGCTCTGGCCGCCGGCACCCGCCTCGGCGTGCCGAGCCTGACGGAACTGGAGCTCGCGGCACCGTTGATCCTCACGACCGAGAGCGCGGCGGATCTTCAGCTCGCCGTGGGCGAACCCGACGCCGACGGACGCCGGACGGTGGCCATCCACACCCGCTCCGACGACGTCTGGGTGCTGCACGCCCGCGGTCTGCTCGCGCCCGCGGCGCCGGCCGCTGAGCCGAGCTGGTCCCAGGCGTGGCCTCCAGTTGACGGCGATCCGGTCGACGGGCAGCAGGTGTATCGCGCGCTCGGCGACGTCGGCTTCGGGTACGGCCCGGTCTTCCAGGGCGTTCGGGCCGCGTGGTCGCGTGGGGAGGAAGTGTTCGCCGACCTGGCACTCGACACTGACACCGCGTCGCGCGCCACCGCTTTCGGACTGCATCCGGCACTGCTGGACGCGGTGCTGCACGCGGCCGTCGGCCAGCTCGCCGAGGGCGAGCATGACGACCGGGTGCCGCTTCCGTTCGCCTTCGAGGGTGTCCAGCTGGCACAGTCCGGCGCAGCTGCCTTGCGCGCCCGCGTCACCCGCATCGCATCGGACACGTTCCGGGTGGAGGCGGTGGACGCGACCGGTGCGCTCGTGCTGAGCATCGAGTCGGTGCGGGTCCGCCCGCTTGAGCGGCAGGCACTGGCCCGGCTGCGCGGCGCGGCGCCGTTGTTCGACGTCGAGTGGATTGCCATGCCCGCCGTCCGCAAAGCGGGCACCCCGCGCGTCGTGGTGCTCGGCGACCCGGCGGCTGTCGAAGCCGCCGAGCCCCCGGCCTGCGGTGCCGATCTCGCGGAAGTCGTTGCGCTGCATGATGTTCCCGACCTGGTGGTCTGGTCGGCGCCCTGCCGCATCGACGCCGGCGCGGCGGACGTCCACGCAGCCGTGCTGACGACGCTCGCGCTGCTGCAGGACTGGATTAGCGCCGAACACCCCGGCCGGCTCGTGATCCTGACGCGCATGGCCGCCGGTCTGCCCGGCGAGGAGCCCGATTTGGCCGGGGCCGCGGTGGCGGGTCTGGTGCGCAGCGCACAGTCCGAGCACCCGGGCCGGTTCCTGCTTGTCGACCACGACGGAGACGCTCTGCCGGTCGAATCGCTCGCCGGCGCCGCGGCCCAGGACGAGCCGTACTTGGCGGTCCGCGAAGGCCGGTTCCTGGCTCCGCGATTGCAGGCGGTGCCCGTCACCGAACCGGGCGTGCCGCCGTCGTTCGACCACGGCACGGTGCTCATCACCGGCGGCATGAGCGGCATCGGCGCGATCGTCGCCCGCCATCTGGTCACCGCACACGGCGCACGACGGCTGCTGCTGGTGTCGCGGCGCGGCGCGGCCGCGGACGGTGCCGCCGAACTGGTCGCCGAGCTGACCGATCTCGGTGCCCGGGTCCAGATCGCGGCGTGCGACGTCACCGACCGCTCCGCGGTCCAAGCCCTGCTGGCTGGCATCGAACCCGACGCTCCGCTGATCGCCGTCATCCACTCGGCGGCCATCCTGGAGGACGGCACGATCGACACCCTCACTCCCGCGCAGACGACCCGGGTGCTGGCGCCGAAAGTCGATGCGGCGCTGAACTTGCACGAGCTGACCCGTGACCTGGATCTGTCGGCGTTCGTGCTGTTCTCGTCCGCGGCGCCGTTGCTCGGCGGGCAAGGACAGGGCAACTACGCCGCCGCGAACGGCGTGGTGGACGCACTGGCCCGCATGCGGCGCAGCGCGGGTCTGCCCGCGCACTCGCTCGCCTGGGGGGTGTGGACTGTCGGCTTGGCGGAAGCGCTCGCGGGGGAGGGCGCCGAGCAGCACGCCCGCCAGATCCGGACCAGGCTGGGCCTGACCCGGATCGACCCGGAGTCCGGGATGGCGTTGTTCGACAACGCACTCGCGACCGACCGGGCGACTCCGATGACCGCACTGGTGGACACAGTGGCGCTCACCGCCCTGGCGCGCGGCGGCACATTGCCCGCGGTGCTGCGAGGCATGGTCCGGGTTCCCGAGGCCGCCGCGAGCGCCAGCGTCAGCCTGGCACGGCAGCTGGCCGCATTGCCCGACACCGACCGCGACGAGGTGATCGCGCGTGAGGTGCGCAACGTCGCCGCAGCGGTCCTCGGGCACCTGTCCGGCGACGCGATCGACCCGGACGCGCCGTTCACCGAACTCGGTTTCGACTCCCTCGGAGCCGTCGAATTCCGGAACCGGCTCGCACAGCTGACCGGGCTGACGTTGCCGTCGACGCTGATCTTCGACCATCCGACCGCCGCTGATGTCTCGAAACTGGTCCGGTCGCGGATCGAAGAATCCGACACCGGTGCGGTCGGGCAGACGCCGGCCGGCGTGCGCGGCACGATCACCGGCCTGGTGTCGGCGGCGCACCGCCGCGGCGAGCTGGCCGGGGCGATGCCGCTGCTGACCGCGAGCTCGGCCCTGATGACCAGGTACCTCGCCGGCGAGGCCGCCGCGCAGCGTCCGGCCGCGCAGGTCCTGGCGCGCGGAGCCGCGGCGCCGGCCCTGATCTGCATCCCGTCGTTCCTGCCGGGATCGGGTCCGCACCAGTTCGCGCGCCTTGCCCGCGAACTGAGCGGCGAGCGGCAGGTCAGCGCGTTGCGGTTGCCCGGCACCCGGGCCGGCGACGACCTGCCGCCGACCTGGGCGGCGTTGATCGAGAGCCTCGCCGCGGCCGTGGCATCGGAACTCGAGCGAAACCCGGTGGCGCTCATCGGCTATTCGGCAGGCGGCGCGATCGCCCACGCGGTCGCCCGGCGGCTGGAAGACGACGGCGGCGAGCTCACGGGTGTCGCGATGATCGACACTTACTCGCCGGAGGCTCTCGAACTCAACCGCCTCGTGCTCACTGACGCGCTGGGACAGATCCTGTCCCGAGGCAACGAACTGACCCCCGTCGACGACCACGGCTTGGTCGCCATGGCCGGCTATTTGCGGATCTATCCCGAGCGCGAGGCCAGGGCGCTCGCCGCGCCGACGCTGAATCTGCGGGCCAGCATGACGCTGAGCAGTTTCGGAGACGCCGACGCCGTCCCCGAATGGCAACACCGCGGACCGATCGAGCACATCGAGGCAGACCACTTCTCGATCATCGAGGAGCAGGCGCCGAAGACCGCCGCGCATCTCCGGCGCTGGCTCGATTCGCTCAGCGGCCAGTGA